The candidate division KSB1 bacterium nucleotide sequence ACTCGTAGCCGCTGGAGTTATAGACCACCGGCAGGCGCAGCCCCTGCCCCGCGGCCAACTCCAGCGCCTCCAGCACGCGTGGCAGGAAGTGCGTGGCCGTCACCAAGTTGATGTTGTGCGCGCCGCTGCGCTGAAGGAACAGCATCGCCCTGGCCAGCGTGGCCGGCGACACCACATGCCCCAGGCGCCAGTGGCTCATGGGAAAATTCTGGCAGAACGCACAGGCCAGGGCACAGCCGCTGAAAAAGAGAATGCCTGAGCCGCGCGTGCCCGAGATGGGCGGCTCCTCGCCAAAATGCAGCTTGGGCTTGTACAGCACCGCCTCCGGCCCCATGCGGCAGACCCCCAGCTCCCCTGCCCGCCGATTCACCCCGCACTCGCGCGGACAGAGGTGACAGTCCTCCAGGTGCAGCGCCGCCTGGTGAGCGCGCTCTCGCAGCTCCCCGGAGCGATGCAGAGTCAGGTAACCCGGGACCCACGCACTCGAGGAGTTTGTGTCGTTCAAGAAAACACCAGCCGGTGGAGAATCGGTCGCGGCGTCACGCGAGGGCTGCGATACCCGTGCAGAAGGCATCCTTTTGCTCCTCTGCTTCCCCTCCGCGCGGCGGGGCAAGGGTTCACCGGCGGCGCTCACAGCGCCACCTGGAACAGACGCGCCCACAGGGCCACATTGAAGAGCTTCCACAGGGTTCTATCGTCCAAGTTTGCGAGCGATGATCGGAGCGCAGTTGGCGTGAGCATCTGCTGCAGCAGGGGGCTCTTCATGATCTCCTCGAGGAACGGCTCGCGGGGCCTCATCCAGTTGGCCAGAGGTGCCTCGAACGCCACCTTCTCGCGCCGCCAGGCCACCTCAGGCGGCAGCAGGTCCAACGAGCGAACCACGTACTTGGTCCAACCGTCGCGAATCTTGAGCCGATTGTTGAGCCCGAGAGCCGTCTCCACTAGCCGGTAGTCCAGGAAAGGCAGGCGCGTCTCGACGGCAAAGTGCATGGAGTTGCGGTCCTCGTAGCGAAGCAAGTGTGGTAGCTGGGTCTGCGTGAGTTCGATGCGCTGCAGCTCGACGATGTCAGCAAAGCTCGCTGCCACGCGCTCGGCCAGCTCGCGGTTGATGAGTTCGAGCAATTCTGGCCTCAAGTAGGCGTGGCGGGCCTTGAGGCGGTTCAGTCGCACCCCCGCGCGCGGGAAGTAGAACATGAAAAGCAGCAGCCGCCAGGCAGAAAGACGAGAGTGGCGCGCGCAGTTGAAAAACTCCCGAACAGCAGACCAGAGAGGCAAGGAGCGCAGGTAAGCCGGGAAGTAGCGCTCGTACCCGAGCAGGCACTCGTCGCCGCCCTGGCCGTCCAAGAGGACCGGGCAATTCAGCTCGCGCGCCGTGCGCATGACAAAGTACTGGAGAAAGATCGACGGGCTGCCGAACGGCTCCTCCTGCGCTGCCACAACCTCCTCCAAGTGCTGGACAAAGTCGGTGCGCTGGGGGGCGATCACGTGCCAGTCCAGGTCTGCGGCACCGGCTACCCGCTCGGCGTAAGGGGTCTCGTCCACAGAGGGGTCGCTGGCCTTGGCGGTGATGGCGGCAAAGCGCCGCCCTGTCTGGGCCCGATACGATTTGGAGGCGAGGGTGGCGACCGTGGAGCTGTCTAAGCCTCCGCTTAGGCAGGTGCCCACCTGGACGTCAGAGCGCAGGCGGATGGTCACGGCTCTCTCCAGCTCTGCGCGAAAAAGACTCCTGGCCTCATGGTCGCTCATAGTTGCGAGTGAGGGGTCAATGCGCAGCGAGTAGTAACGCTCCACCTGGAAGGCGTGGCTGCCCAGGTCATAGCGCAGGTTGTGCCCTGGGAGCAGCTTCTGAATGCCGACGAAGCAGGTGTATTCGTCGTACTCCTCCAAACCCAGCACCAGGTAGTCCACAATGCGCGGCACGTTGGCGGAACGCGAAGAAAGGAGAGGCAAAAGCTGCTTGATCTCTGAGGCAAATGCAAAGAGCTGATCCGTGAGCGTGTAGTAGAACGGCTTGACGCCGAAGCGGTCGCGACTGCAGAACAGCATGTGCCGCTTGCGGTCGTAGAGGGCAAAGGCCCACATGCCATTGAAATGGTGCACACACTGTTCGCCCCAGTGGTCGAAGGCCGCCAAAACCACCTCTACATCTGTCCGGGTGTGGAATCGGTACCCGGCCGCAGCGAGCTCCTCCTTAAGCTCAAGGTAGTTGTACACCTCGCCGTTGAAGACGATCACGTAGCGGTCCAGGTAGTGCATGGGCTGGTTTCCGGCGGGCGTCAGGTCCAGGATGGCTAGGCGGCGATGCCCCAGGGCCAGGTTTTCCTCAAAAAAGTAGCCTTCTGCGTCGGGTCCGCGGTGCCTTACCAGCTCAGTGATCTGGCTGATGAGGGCACGGTCCACAGGGCCGTTGTCTTTGCGAATGATGCCGGCAATGCCACACACGCCTCATTCCTCTGTATGCTGCCGCCCGAGCGTTCGTTGCGGCACCTGGATGGCAAAAGGTCAAGCGTCGCGTGCGCTTGACCTTCTGATTGACCTCGAGACTGCCAGGGCGATGGGCGGCTAACGGTTCGGATCGATCCAGCGCTGCCAGTCGGCGTCAAAGAGCTCGCCGCGGGCGGTAGAGTGCACCAGTTCAAAGTCCCCCATCTCACGCTTGTCCACAAAGACAAAGATCACGCCGCCCTGCACGGAGTAGTAGTGCCAAATGTGATAGGCCTTGTTCTCGGCGCTGAATGGGAAGCGTTCGATTTCGTCCGGGCGACCGTACTGCAACAAGATGCGCCCGCGGTCGGTCTTCCACCCCTCGCGGAAGCCCTTGAACACGGCATTTGCCTCTGCCACGCGGGCCAGGTAATCTTGCTTGAATTCATTCTCCGGGGTTCCCGGCGTCTGATCCATGCGCGCCCAAAAGTCGCGCAAGAAGTTGCGTTTGCCGGCCAAGTTGAGCGTCTTCCAGGTGGCGCGGTCCTCCGCCGTGTTGATGTAGCGGGTGACTTCAAATTCGTGGTCAAGCTCTCTTTCGCTCATCACGTTGTAGCGGTCAGCGTCGAGCCCGGGTGAGCCTTTCCCTGTGGGTGCCTTCTGCTCCTGGGCGGCAAAGGTCTCGCCTTCGCGGTAGACAAAGAACTTCTTCATCACGGAGGCCCGTTCGCCCGTGGTCGGGTCCTCTACCTCCAGCACGAAATAGTACGTGCCAGAGGACAGAGTGATGATGTTCAGCCCTCCCACCTCCACTGCCGAGGTTCCGGGTTTTGCCTTCCTGCTACTGGGGAAAGTCTTGGCACGCTGGCCGTCGCCGTTGAGAACGAGGTAGTTGACGCGATAGAACGCCGAGTCGCCTGGGTGTCCGTAGGTCAGATTATAAACCTCGGCGTAAAAGTAGAGGATAGGCAGTGCAGTCCCGTATATGCCAGGAGGGTTGGGCAGGACAAGATAGTTGCCCTTGGTGAACTGGCCGCGAGTCGTGTCGCGGGAAATCTGCGCAGCGAGTTGCAGATCGCTGAGGCAGAGGCCGCTGTCCGGGAAGGCAATCGCCTTGATGTCAAAGAGCGCCCGAGCCGTGTCACCCGAGGCCATGTCTACCACCTGGAGGTCCATGCGATAGTCGTGCTTTGGCACATTAAACTGTCCTACCGTGAAAAGGCTATAAGCCCCTTGCGTCTCGGCCACGCTATCGGCATGGTTGACGTTTCGCCACATTCGACGTGCCACGGTGTCCGCGCCGGCAAGGAGGAGGGCATCGACCAGAAACTCACCCCGTAGGCGGCCATCCTCGGTGGGCACATAGGTCAGCGCGCTACGGGGGAGGGAGATGTAGGTTTCCAGGAACGTGTGTTCCTGGGGAGCGCGGAATCGCGCAAAGTCGACCGTGAACTGGAAAGGCATCCGTACGGAGTCCGGTGCAAAACCGACCGCCTTTGCCCCAATGGGCAGGGGCATCAAAACGAAGGAAAGGAGAGCAAGTGCCCCTATCGTCAGCAACTTGGTTCGGTGTGCCATGTTAACCCTCGGCTGCGGCCGATTGTCTCTCTTCGGACGCCGGTTCCTGTTCCCCAAACTTTACCGACACCAGCTGGGAGATGTGATCCTCGCCCATGGTTACGCCGTAGAGGTAGTCGGCCGCTCTCATGGTTGTTTTGTTGTGGGTGACCGTGATGAACTGCGTGTTGGCGGAAAACTTGCGCAACGCCTGCACAAAGCGGCGTACATTCACGTCGTCCAAAGGTGCATCCACCTCATCCAG carries:
- the asnB gene encoding asparagine synthase (glutamine-hydrolyzing), with product MCGIAGIIRKDNGPVDRALISQITELVRHRGPDAEGYFFEENLALGHRRLAILDLTPAGNQPMHYLDRYVIVFNGEVYNYLELKEELAAAGYRFHTRTDVEVVLAAFDHWGEQCVHHFNGMWAFALYDRKRHMLFCSRDRFGVKPFYYTLTDQLFAFASEIKQLLPLLSSRSANVPRIVDYLVLGLEEYDEYTCFVGIQKLLPGHNLRYDLGSHAFQVERYYSLRIDPSLATMSDHEARSLFRAELERAVTIRLRSDVQVGTCLSGGLDSSTVATLASKSYRAQTGRRFAAITAKASDPSVDETPYAERVAGAADLDWHVIAPQRTDFVQHLEEVVAAQEEPFGSPSIFLQYFVMRTARELNCPVLLDGQGGDECLLGYERYFPAYLRSLPLWSAVREFFNCARHSRLSAWRLLLFMFYFPRAGVRLNRLKARHAYLRPELLELINRELAERVAASFADIVELQRIELTQTQLPHLLRYEDRNSMHFAVETRLPFLDYRLVETALGLNNRLKIRDGWTKYVVRSLDLLPPEVAWRREKVAFEAPLANWMRPREPFLEEIMKSPLLQQMLTPTALRSSLANLDDRTLWKLFNVALWARLFQVAL
- a CDS encoding GWxTD domain-containing protein, whose product is MAHRTKLLTIGALALLSFVLMPLPIGAKAVGFAPDSVRMPFQFTVDFARFRAPQEHTFLETYISLPRSALTYVPTEDGRLRGEFLVDALLLAGADTVARRMWRNVNHADSVAETQGAYSLFTVGQFNVPKHDYRMDLQVVDMASGDTARALFDIKAIAFPDSGLCLSDLQLAAQISRDTTRGQFTKGNYLVLPNPPGIYGTALPILYFYAEVYNLTYGHPGDSAFYRVNYLVLNGDGQRAKTFPSSRKAKPGTSAVEVGGLNIITLSSGTYYFVLEVEDPTTGERASVMKKFFVYREGETFAAQEQKAPTGKGSPGLDADRYNVMSERELDHEFEVTRYINTAEDRATWKTLNLAGKRNFLRDFWARMDQTPGTPENEFKQDYLARVAEANAVFKGFREGWKTDRGRILLQYGRPDEIERFPFSAENKAYHIWHYYSVQGGVIFVFVDKREMGDFELVHSTARGELFDADWQRWIDPNR